The proteins below come from a single Cinclus cinclus chromosome 23, bCinCin1.1, whole genome shotgun sequence genomic window:
- the LOC134052766 gene encoding octapeptide-repeat protein T2-like — protein sequence MEREREGEREGEREGEREGEREGEREGEREGEREGEREGEREGEREGEREGEREGEREGEREGEREGEREGEREGEREGEREGEREGEREGEREGEREGEREGEREGEREGEREGEREGEREGEREGEREGEREGEREGEREGEREGEREGEREGEREGEREGEREGEREGEREGEREGMFSRPFPDESTRWQ from the coding sequence ATGGAGAGAGAACGGGAGGGAGAACGGGAGGGAGAGCGGGAGGGAGAGCGGGAGGGAGAACGGGAGGGAGAACGGGAGGGAGAGCGGGAGGGAGAACGGGAGGGAGAGCGGGAGGGAGAACGGGAGGGAGAACGGGAGGGAGAGCGGGAGGGAGAGCGGGAGGGAGAACGGGAGGGAGAACGGGAGGGAGAGCGGGAGGGAGAGCGGGAGGGAGAGCGGGAGGGAGAACGGGAGGGAGAACGGGAGGGAGAGCGGGAGGGAGAACGGGAGGGAGAACGGGAGGGAGAACGGGAGGGAGAGCGGGAGGGAGAGCGGGAGGGAGAACGGGAGGGAGAACGGGAGGGAGAGCGGGAGGGAGAGCGGGAGGGAGAGCGGGAGGGAGAGCGGGAGGGAGAGCGGGAGGGAGAGCGGGAGGGAGAGCGGGAGGGAGAGCGGGAGGGAGAGCGGGAGGGAGAGCGGGAGGGAGAACGGGAGGGAGAACGGGAGGGAGAACGGGAGGGAGAACGGGAGGGAGAGCGGGAGGGAGAGCGGGAGGGAATGTTTTCCCGACCCTTCCCGGATGAATCCACGCGGTGGCAGTAG